One genomic segment of Bdellovibrionales bacterium includes these proteins:
- a CDS encoding DoxX family membrane protein produces MKQKLPIIARYLLGLLFTIFGAAGLLNLIPPPPDMPEKLMAFMNGIMAAQYFFPLLKSTEIVCGILLLSGFAPALALVVLAPISINILFVHLFLTPGLENLIMPLAIIVLHAMAATKYWNIYRPLFARNK; encoded by the coding sequence ATGAAACAAAAATTGCCAATAATCGCCAGATATTTACTCGGACTGTTATTTACTATTTTTGGTGCAGCCGGACTTCTTAATCTTATTCCTCCACCTCCTGACATGCCAGAAAAGCTCATGGCTTTTATGAATGGCATCATGGCGGCCCAATACTTCTTCCCTCTTCTCAAAAGCACGGAAATCGTTTGTGGAATTCTGCTGCTCTCGGGTTTTGCACCAGCTCTGGCCCTAGTTGTTCTTGCTCCCATTTCGATCAATATTCTTTTCGTGCACCTCTTTCTGACACCAGGCTTAGAGAACTTGATCATGCCCCTTGCAATCATCGTCTTGCATGCAATGGCTGCCACAAAATATTGGAATATCTATCGTCCACTTTTTGCCCGAAATAAATAA
- a CDS encoding cell envelope biogenesis protein OmpA gives MKKLILSLCLKMAPVLILTACATYRPILDENEKFIQVGETQAERDIDECMTRADAYLEKHKSERMKKEAGRGAASGAIMGGILGAVTGGGLRSAAVGAGVGAAVGAGGGAAGVAAQDNLSPDRIKQNYVTKCLNKQQYDVIGWK, from the coding sequence ATGAAAAAACTCATCTTGTCTCTCTGCTTGAAGATGGCTCCAGTCCTAATTTTAACTGCTTGTGCAACTTATCGACCTATCCTGGATGAAAACGAAAAGTTCATTCAAGTCGGTGAGACTCAGGCTGAACGGGATATTGACGAATGCATGACTCGCGCCGATGCCTATCTTGAAAAACACAAATCAGAGCGAATGAAAAAGGAGGCCGGCCGTGGCGCTGCCTCTGGGGCGATCATGGGTGGAATCTTGGGTGCCGTCACTGGTGGTGGACTCCGGTCAGCTGCGGTGGGAGCAGGCGTCGGTGCCGCCGTGGGAGCAGGAGGAGGCGCTGCTGGTGTAGCAGCCCAAGACAATCTCAGTCCTGACAGAATTAAACAAAACTACGTGACAAAGTGCTTGAACAAACAACAGTACGATGTCATCGGTTGGAAATAA
- a CDS encoding PD-(D/E)XK nuclease family protein, protein MLEIKVIHHPHHKLEIFDQYDPRSGTWLVSDLKSKLEIQKRFLRQGHLLAEDSVLRASELWLKFLSMGFPGHRVISADLTRALFAQWLQESEFIWARSPGAAQNLFSYCAQLLPLLVQQDGEEVMNEWWENHSESLLRWGHWYHLSKWAWAKLDESKLVPSPWVSSWLNSNELGTHHWPRKIFVDLGSELSAVESEVVWRMSQTIEVVVLRPGSQWCETFGNSLRGYRLLEEKLGLPGPPKEGRLSYASGPSFNFRKYSSMLAEVKEVVNQVRGWIESGVTVDKIVVMAPDIEEYWPVLSAFLEKEGIPTAKDRLATLQSFPDILAWLAQLRVEMGVGSSVDIELSAYGEHLAAPLQYDEFKRLFTNFYDIEDLHREDKIGRLYEVEMNSKSQLNCEEFVAWASKRWRSTSGIGHLEILGQQIFQDSLPSTRLSILNWLKYAEKLCSRIEVKVAESHANGLLLLNLMSGEWIDSTHLWVMGLSDEKMRKTESAGILLSDVLSLERDLGVHLVYPDRIQAEFEVEWMLDRPWVQVFLSTSIANFSGDVQTPALMWLKRVVEAGQDWEHCVSPAPTRWDQIQELPLESLVHQTDWSPDQRDHLCRDLKIEWGLEPFVKWTPPANLSLSVTQIEAYLECPFKVAASRLLRLSDRPDLDLDVDRMGRGSLLHKIFEILTEHHPLVTSLDDEAIVQIVNRARVASDLQMADERLWPPLQGKLVDLARRFLAFENEWRRQYPLTRTLGRELEIRGRFDFEKNIFSPIFDEKAEGEKEGLLFRGKIDRVDTDDRGSLVVIDYKSSGGELRHHGSWIGNSQLQLALYSHWLELGLSAIGKAEVVAANYFVAQSMERNKGFIKAGGVDGFIDDTSRYSRIETDQKLNLYKQACEITGNVVKSIVAGDLGPRPRDINQTCGRCNWKKICRAPHFN, encoded by the coding sequence ATGCTTGAGATTAAGGTCATTCATCATCCCCATCACAAATTGGAAATATTCGATCAGTATGATCCCCGTTCGGGAACATGGTTAGTTTCTGATCTGAAATCTAAACTTGAAATCCAGAAGCGCTTTTTACGTCAGGGTCACTTGCTCGCCGAAGATTCGGTTTTGCGAGCCAGTGAGCTTTGGTTGAAATTCTTGTCCATGGGTTTTCCTGGTCATCGGGTCATTTCGGCTGACCTCACTCGTGCTTTGTTTGCGCAGTGGTTGCAGGAATCTGAATTTATTTGGGCGCGTTCGCCCGGAGCAGCACAAAATCTGTTTTCTTATTGCGCCCAGCTCCTGCCCCTTCTTGTTCAACAGGACGGGGAGGAAGTGATGAATGAGTGGTGGGAGAATCATTCGGAGAGCCTCTTGCGATGGGGCCATTGGTATCATTTATCAAAATGGGCTTGGGCGAAGTTGGATGAGTCAAAGTTAGTTCCATCCCCTTGGGTGAGTTCTTGGTTGAATTCAAATGAGCTGGGGACACACCACTGGCCACGAAAAATTTTTGTCGATCTGGGAAGTGAACTGAGTGCGGTCGAGTCTGAGGTGGTCTGGAGAATGTCTCAAACCATAGAGGTTGTTGTGCTCAGGCCCGGCTCTCAGTGGTGTGAGACTTTCGGAAACTCACTTCGCGGGTATCGTCTTCTTGAGGAAAAGCTGGGATTACCCGGTCCACCAAAGGAGGGAAGACTCTCTTACGCTTCTGGCCCAAGTTTCAATTTTAGAAAATATTCCTCGATGTTGGCCGAAGTCAAAGAAGTTGTGAATCAAGTGAGAGGGTGGATTGAGTCTGGAGTGACAGTCGACAAGATAGTCGTGATGGCTCCAGACATAGAAGAATACTGGCCCGTTTTATCTGCCTTTCTTGAAAAGGAGGGGATACCAACGGCCAAAGATAGGCTTGCCACTTTACAATCATTTCCCGACATATTGGCTTGGCTGGCTCAGCTTCGTGTTGAGATGGGAGTGGGATCAAGTGTTGATATTGAACTCAGCGCTTATGGCGAGCACTTGGCCGCACCCCTTCAATATGATGAGTTTAAACGGCTCTTCACAAATTTTTACGATATAGAAGATCTTCATCGCGAAGATAAAATTGGTCGCCTTTATGAAGTCGAGATGAACTCGAAGAGCCAATTAAATTGCGAAGAATTTGTTGCTTGGGCTTCAAAGAGATGGAGATCAACTTCGGGAATTGGACATTTGGAGATTTTGGGACAACAGATTTTTCAAGATTCTCTGCCCTCCACTCGACTCAGTATTCTCAACTGGCTCAAGTATGCCGAGAAGCTCTGTTCTCGTATTGAGGTTAAGGTGGCCGAATCCCATGCAAATGGCCTGCTGTTGTTGAATTTGATGTCTGGAGAGTGGATAGATTCCACTCATCTTTGGGTGATGGGACTATCTGATGAAAAGATGCGAAAGACGGAATCGGCAGGCATTTTACTGAGTGATGTTTTGTCTTTAGAAAGAGATCTGGGAGTTCATCTCGTTTATCCTGATCGGATTCAAGCCGAGTTTGAGGTGGAGTGGATGTTAGATCGTCCCTGGGTGCAGGTATTTTTGTCGACATCGATCGCTAATTTCTCGGGGGATGTGCAGACCCCCGCTTTGATGTGGTTAAAAAGGGTCGTTGAGGCGGGTCAGGACTGGGAGCATTGTGTTTCACCAGCACCGACTCGTTGGGATCAAATTCAGGAATTGCCGCTCGAGTCTTTGGTTCATCAAACGGATTGGAGCCCAGACCAGAGGGATCATTTGTGTCGAGATTTGAAAATTGAATGGGGTTTAGAGCCTTTTGTGAAGTGGACTCCTCCTGCAAATCTTTCGCTTTCGGTGACGCAGATAGAGGCTTATCTTGAGTGTCCTTTTAAGGTCGCAGCGAGTCGGCTTCTCAGACTATCAGATCGACCTGATTTGGATTTAGATGTTGATCGTATGGGTCGCGGAAGCCTCCTTCATAAAATCTTCGAGATTCTAACTGAGCACCATCCTCTGGTGACATCCCTTGATGACGAGGCAATCGTTCAAATTGTCAATCGGGCGCGAGTGGCGAGTGATCTGCAAATGGCTGACGAGAGACTTTGGCCTCCATTGCAAGGAAAGCTGGTAGATTTGGCCAGGAGATTTTTAGCTTTTGAAAATGAATGGAGGCGTCAATATCCACTCACTCGAACCTTGGGGCGTGAGTTGGAAATAAGAGGGAGATTTGATTTTGAAAAAAATATTTTCTCTCCTATTTTCGACGAAAAAGCGGAAGGCGAAAAAGAAGGATTGCTGTTTCGCGGAAAAATTGATCGTGTGGATACAGACGATCGGGGGAGTCTGGTGGTCATTGATTATAAATCTAGCGGCGGTGAACTCAGGCACCATGGCTCCTGGATTGGAAACAGTCAGTTGCAATTGGCTCTCTACTCTCATTGGTTAGAATTGGGACTCTCAGCGATTGGAAAAGCTGAAGTCGTTGCGGCCAACTACTTTGTCGCACAGAGCATGGAAAGAAATAAGGGATTTATCAAGGCAGGAGGAGTGGATGGATTTATCGACGATACGTCACGCTATTCACGCATTGAAACAGATCAGAAATTGAATTTATATAAACAGGCCTGTGAAATAACCGGAAACGTTGTGAAGTCGATTGTGGCGGGTGATCTCGGACCTCGGCCCCGCGATATCAATCAAACTTGTGGTAGGTGCAATTGGAAAAAAATATGTCGAGCCCCTCATTTCAATTAG
- a CDS encoding UvrD-helicase domain-containing protein, with product MSSPSFQLDDEIVRAGAGAGKTTTLTKKVFKTAFDYFHVYREFPRMVVTTFSRKATQELRERLIVEGIKSDQSEFLDYISSKSKIQISTIHGVLSLFLRRYGHLFNLDSGFRILSEADSSHLAKSVLRQILLEEPQQAEILEIWTINDLTEMLRSYHSAILTRPNLKVPDEELYFSLLTRYLGSGCGDLLNAIKEAQREVKSKSWMEYLTRLSEIVQMIGRLHSPSDLEGVQGLVSRLGRKPPFSTKSVPEAFSVELRSLIDNGCKELFEKLKKPGLDFNSWTGLNRRSLQFYKIAQSFHEGFQLKKEQSGQLEMSDLEIFTLEKLRKNPEVGAAFAQDWDYWLIDEFQDTSPLQVELLEYLIGDRKVFLVGDPQQSIYLFRGARSEVFQQKWEEVGARGGLQSEKLMNFRSTSPLLHFFNDVFSKVGPQFKPMIARKTDDDPLRCVATFAVSHCFIDEEDSSRSEIGAILHHVQALCDRGVGFQDICILGRTNLQLNQIARSLVKYGYPVHLHAASGFYERREVRDGIGLIRFLLNPRDNLNLIEILRSPFFRVSDQQLGLWMAEKPLSLWEKIEQGEISHPSLDRLRAYLKEARNFGVSETLRKMMSRDGLLDFSLLYDGTGRREANLWKLLCQTEEVMRKPGARFLNIGSGQGQEGSTDNGSEESDAITSLEPSRINLMTVHASKGLQFAHVILPRCDSYRQGRGEGHFGVDEITESWGVSYKDEERDENIVSLPELLSREERKGREILEHERLLYVALTRAKESVLLSWSDSRPSSGSWAEMLSGWVQSSGLHHRDEYDYFVDSGPWPLVQNRRKEEKSNEVRAPLTLPEAESIQGVGPKFSVSNYLEEKLELPQLEFVQPGSDQVLTRVRASAAGILIHRLMEVLHYSWNFDFTPVLADWFGSDSGRVKNALDYVRTCKAPPFDILIPKGNVEWGFQVPTRKGILEGQIDLWGRDEHGTYWLVDYKSGSDRFLNKAFHQLSLYSFALRHMGIVGDISLAVVYPLDCKCHIKLAPSVEELKVLFPELFE from the coding sequence ATGTCGAGCCCCTCATTTCAATTAGATGATGAAATCGTGCGCGCGGGAGCAGGAGCGGGAAAAACGACCACTCTGACCAAAAAGGTATTTAAGACCGCTTTTGATTATTTTCATGTGTATCGGGAATTTCCACGAATGGTGGTAACAACTTTTTCACGCAAGGCAACTCAGGAACTGCGTGAGAGACTGATCGTTGAGGGAATTAAGAGCGATCAATCTGAATTTTTGGATTATATTTCTTCAAAGTCAAAAATTCAAATTTCGACTATTCATGGCGTTTTGAGTTTGTTCTTGCGGCGCTACGGACATCTGTTTAATTTGGATTCTGGTTTTCGAATTCTTTCGGAGGCCGATTCCAGTCATCTTGCCAAAAGTGTTCTGAGACAAATTCTTTTAGAAGAACCTCAGCAGGCTGAGATTCTCGAAATTTGGACAATCAATGATTTGACTGAAATGCTAAGATCTTATCACTCGGCTATATTGACTCGTCCCAATTTGAAAGTTCCTGATGAAGAATTGTATTTTTCGCTTCTGACTCGATACCTCGGATCCGGCTGCGGTGATTTATTGAATGCAATTAAGGAAGCTCAGAGAGAGGTAAAATCAAAATCTTGGATGGAGTACCTCACGAGACTTTCCGAAATAGTGCAAATGATCGGTCGTCTTCATTCTCCTAGCGATTTGGAGGGTGTTCAAGGGCTCGTATCGAGACTGGGGCGAAAGCCTCCGTTCTCAACTAAATCAGTTCCGGAGGCATTTTCAGTTGAATTGCGAAGCCTTATTGACAACGGATGCAAAGAGCTATTTGAGAAATTGAAAAAGCCAGGACTTGATTTTAATAGTTGGACCGGACTCAACCGTCGAAGTTTGCAGTTTTATAAAATAGCTCAGAGCTTTCATGAAGGTTTTCAATTGAAGAAGGAGCAGTCAGGTCAGTTGGAGATGAGTGATCTGGAGATTTTTACCTTAGAGAAACTGAGGAAAAATCCAGAGGTAGGTGCGGCCTTTGCTCAGGACTGGGATTATTGGCTGATCGATGAATTTCAAGATACCAGCCCTCTGCAAGTGGAGCTTCTAGAGTATTTAATTGGAGATCGAAAAGTTTTTCTTGTGGGGGATCCACAACAGTCAATCTATCTCTTTCGAGGCGCCCGAAGCGAAGTCTTTCAACAGAAGTGGGAGGAAGTCGGAGCGCGGGGTGGATTGCAATCAGAAAAGTTAATGAATTTTCGTTCGACTTCTCCCTTGTTGCATTTTTTTAATGATGTCTTTTCAAAAGTGGGTCCTCAGTTCAAACCCATGATTGCAAGAAAAACAGACGACGACCCGCTTCGATGTGTGGCGACTTTTGCCGTTTCTCATTGTTTTATCGATGAGGAAGATAGCTCTCGTTCAGAGATTGGTGCCATCCTTCATCACGTCCAGGCTCTTTGCGACAGGGGAGTGGGATTTCAAGACATCTGTATTTTGGGAAGAACAAATTTACAGTTGAATCAGATTGCGCGCAGTCTGGTAAAATATGGCTATCCTGTTCACCTTCACGCCGCCAGCGGATTTTATGAGCGACGTGAGGTACGCGATGGAATCGGGCTTATTCGATTTTTGCTAAACCCGAGGGATAATTTGAACCTAATCGAAATATTGAGGAGCCCATTTTTTAGAGTCAGTGATCAGCAGCTTGGACTTTGGATGGCAGAAAAGCCCCTGTCTTTGTGGGAAAAAATAGAACAGGGAGAAATCTCGCATCCGAGTTTAGATCGTTTGCGTGCCTACCTGAAAGAGGCTCGAAATTTTGGGGTGAGTGAAACCTTGCGCAAAATGATGAGCCGGGATGGGCTTTTGGATTTTTCTTTACTTTATGATGGAACAGGAAGGAGGGAAGCAAATTTATGGAAGCTTCTTTGTCAGACAGAAGAAGTGATGAGAAAGCCGGGCGCTCGGTTTCTCAACATAGGTTCTGGTCAGGGCCAGGAGGGAAGCACTGACAATGGATCTGAAGAGAGTGACGCCATCACTTCTTTAGAACCAAGTCGAATTAATTTGATGACGGTTCATGCTTCAAAGGGATTGCAATTTGCTCATGTGATTCTTCCGCGCTGTGATTCCTATCGCCAAGGCCGTGGGGAAGGTCATTTTGGAGTCGATGAAATAACTGAATCATGGGGAGTTTCGTATAAAGACGAGGAGCGCGATGAGAACATTGTGAGTCTTCCCGAATTGCTGAGCCGCGAGGAACGCAAAGGTCGCGAGATTTTGGAACACGAAAGGCTTCTTTATGTTGCGCTCACGAGAGCCAAGGAATCTGTCCTGCTCAGTTGGAGCGACTCGCGTCCTTCTTCGGGAAGTTGGGCAGAGATGTTGAGTGGTTGGGTGCAGTCTTCCGGTCTTCATCATCGTGACGAATATGATTATTTTGTGGACTCTGGCCCGTGGCCCCTCGTCCAAAATCGAAGGAAAGAGGAAAAATCCAATGAAGTGCGGGCTCCGCTGACTCTACCAGAGGCTGAGTCCATACAGGGAGTAGGCCCCAAATTTTCAGTGAGTAATTACTTAGAAGAAAAGCTCGAACTTCCTCAATTGGAATTTGTGCAGCCAGGGTCAGATCAGGTGCTGACGCGAGTTCGGGCCAGTGCGGCAGGAATTCTTATTCACCGGTTGATGGAAGTTTTGCATTACAGCTGGAATTTTGATTTTACCCCCGTGCTGGCAGACTGGTTTGGATCGGACAGCGGGAGAGTAAAAAATGCCTTAGACTATGTTCGCACCTGCAAGGCTCCTCCCTTTGATATTCTTATACCTAAAGGCAATGTTGAATGGGGATTTCAGGTTCCCACTCGAAAGGGGATTTTAGAGGGGCAGATTGATCTGTGGGGAAGAGATGAGCACGGAACCTATTGGCTTGTTGATTACAAGTCAGGATCAGACCGTTTCTTAAACAAAGCCTTTCATCAGCTCAGTCTTTATTCCTTTGCACTTCGCCACATGGGGATAGTGGGCGATATTTCTTTAGCTGTCGTTTATCCTCTTGATTGCAAGTGCCATATCAAATTGGCTCCGAGCGTGGAAGAACTGAAAGTTCTCTTTCCAGAATTATTTGAGTGA
- a CDS encoding Fic family protein, giving the protein MKYLPNKILADALKSAKHLSDQGVIEHSTLDPKHLKVLKKAGCLTPVIRGWYLLNKPGAAGISTSWYVGFWPFIRSYLLKRFANRGYCLSAESSLDLHTCENHIAKQITVITKKASNQTIELPGETSLLLYRDSKNFPESVKLNGLYVMPLPLALCRLSPAYFRTKSLNVEIALKMLSSVTEVSRILLENGLVTDAGRLAGAFRAIGDGPRSNQIIKDMEAAGLTVTEVNPFLGHAPVLGKSRIQSPYAGRIEAMWKQMRSPIIDIFPPPPKIAPSKAEHVMKSISDRYKRDAYHSLSIEGYQVTEDLIQKIADGYWSPDKDLKDQDQISAMAAKGYFEAFSEVIESVRKTFSGNSPGGVFEEDLQNWYRALFSSSVQAGILNAADLAGYRNGPVYITGARHVPPGSKEGVIDSMETLFELLKNEEHPAVRAILGHFVFVYIHPYMDGNGRIGRFILNLMLVSGGYPWTIIRTENRPRYMQVLEAASSDGDIVPFAEFVFSELKFWSVRSATS; this is encoded by the coding sequence GTGAAGTATTTGCCGAATAAAATTCTAGCCGATGCATTGAAATCCGCCAAGCATCTTTCTGATCAGGGAGTGATTGAACATTCCACCTTAGACCCAAAGCACCTCAAAGTGTTAAAGAAAGCTGGGTGTCTCACACCAGTCATTCGGGGCTGGTATTTGCTTAATAAACCGGGCGCCGCTGGGATCTCGACAAGTTGGTATGTTGGTTTTTGGCCATTTATTCGTAGCTACTTGCTCAAACGTTTCGCTAACCGGGGATATTGCTTATCGGCCGAGTCCTCTTTAGATTTGCATACATGCGAAAACCATATTGCAAAACAAATAACAGTCATTACTAAAAAGGCCTCTAATCAAACAATTGAATTGCCCGGAGAAACCTCATTGCTTTTGTATCGCGACTCTAAGAACTTTCCTGAGTCAGTAAAGCTGAATGGTCTTTATGTGATGCCCTTGCCGCTGGCCCTTTGTCGGTTGTCCCCTGCATATTTCAGAACTAAGTCTTTAAATGTTGAGATTGCCCTCAAGATGCTTTCCTCCGTGACCGAGGTTTCCCGGATATTACTGGAGAATGGATTGGTGACAGATGCGGGCCGCTTAGCTGGAGCATTTAGAGCCATCGGAGATGGGCCAAGATCCAATCAAATCATTAAAGATATGGAGGCCGCCGGTCTTACTGTTACGGAAGTGAATCCTTTTCTGGGACATGCACCAGTCCTGGGTAAATCCAGGATTCAATCACCGTACGCGGGTAGAATTGAAGCGATGTGGAAACAAATGCGATCGCCTATTATTGATATTTTTCCCCCTCCCCCCAAGATCGCACCTAGTAAAGCAGAGCACGTAATGAAGAGTATCTCGGATCGATATAAGCGTGATGCCTATCATTCATTATCAATCGAAGGCTATCAAGTGACTGAGGACCTAATTCAGAAAATTGCGGATGGATATTGGAGTCCCGATAAAGATTTGAAAGACCAAGATCAAATTAGCGCCATGGCAGCCAAAGGATATTTTGAAGCTTTTAGTGAGGTTATTGAATCAGTTAGAAAGACTTTCAGTGGAAATTCCCCGGGTGGTGTTTTTGAGGAAGATCTACAGAACTGGTATCGCGCACTCTTCTCTTCGTCTGTGCAGGCGGGGATTCTAAATGCCGCCGATTTGGCTGGATATCGAAATGGGCCTGTCTATATTACAGGCGCAAGGCACGTACCACCAGGAAGTAAAGAAGGAGTCATAGACTCAATGGAAACTTTATTCGAATTACTTAAAAACGAAGAACATCCCGCAGTAAGAGCTATTCTAGGACATTTTGTATTTGTTTATATTCATCCCTACATGGATGGAAATGGCCGAATTGGACGTTTTATTCTTAACCTCATGCTTGTTTCTGGCGGCTATCCCTGGACAATTATTAGAACTGAAAACCGTCCTCGGTACATGCAGGTTCTTGAAGCAGCGTCTTCCGACGGTGATATTGTGCCATTCGCTGAATTTGTGTTCTCCGAACTGAAGTTTTGGTCGGTTAGGAGCGCTACCAGCTAA
- a CDS encoding S8 family serine peptidase produces the protein MVYFSARIIIFFMLVLSEVALSQNPQYPVFHSSFSSSRFHNFSKTLFAESTLVAKSICNGDNLPLSYVEVSRYQEDEKSGLVETAYYNAEKGILLDVKVLASGFDPSIEMQDLKSHDLKYSKFFLKKESCELYKLETQIGGERTEDLDNSFRIAPYPSSPTHASQVVIAVVDGGSFYLDHPIFKGKWQRTADGNLASPSTPFSYSKKEFFLSAHASWVTDIILKQATEVSILPIKTFSPDIIGFFLPKESLYASEGGKQFLKLLAEKQYSDIDYARKHGASIINMSFGIFEAFQGFRASNGKPIHRTKVSPPGSLDGYKQAMIEMKELVFVVIAHNQGVNLDEEKTFWLKQPRDNVIVVGAVDENGQLWENSNTGQLVDFAALGAGVESIALGIQDELGAYKYVEGAKALIDGTSFATPYVSRVIAKILQIRPDFADKPKQIKEFLCANVVKHPSLTQTTRCGGYISEDKILTLLSQQNR, from the coding sequence ATGGTTTATTTTTCCGCAAGAATAATAATTTTTTTTATGCTGGTCCTGTCGGAAGTGGCCCTCAGTCAGAATCCTCAATATCCTGTTTTTCATAGTTCATTTAGCTCTTCAAGATTTCATAATTTTTCAAAAACCCTTTTTGCGGAAAGTACCCTCGTCGCTAAATCCATTTGCAACGGGGATAACTTACCACTTTCTTATGTTGAGGTTTCTCGTTATCAAGAAGATGAAAAAAGTGGGCTCGTAGAGACTGCATATTATAATGCTGAAAAGGGAATTTTGCTTGACGTTAAAGTGCTCGCTTCAGGATTTGACCCTTCTATCGAAATGCAAGATCTTAAGAGTCATGATCTCAAATATTCAAAATTCTTTCTAAAGAAAGAATCCTGCGAACTTTATAAATTAGAAACTCAGATCGGGGGTGAAAGAACTGAGGATTTAGACAACTCATTTCGAATTGCACCTTACCCGTCTTCTCCAACCCATGCTTCACAGGTCGTCATTGCCGTAGTCGACGGCGGATCCTTCTACCTTGACCATCCCATTTTCAAAGGAAAATGGCAGAGGACCGCCGATGGAAATCTAGCAAGTCCAAGCACCCCTTTTAGTTATTCAAAAAAGGAGTTTTTTCTTTCCGCACACGCGAGCTGGGTCACCGATATCATCTTGAAACAGGCAACCGAGGTATCGATACTTCCCATTAAAACATTTAGTCCAGATATTATTGGATTTTTTCTGCCCAAGGAGTCCTTATATGCAAGCGAGGGGGGTAAACAATTTTTAAAGCTCTTAGCCGAAAAACAGTACAGCGACATTGACTACGCTCGAAAACACGGCGCATCAATAATCAACATGAGTTTCGGAATTTTCGAAGCCTTCCAAGGCTTTCGTGCCTCGAACGGAAAACCTATCCATCGGACAAAAGTTTCGCCCCCCGGATCTCTCGATGGATACAAGCAGGCCATGATAGAAATGAAGGAATTGGTTTTTGTGGTAATCGCCCATAACCAAGGAGTCAATTTGGATGAGGAGAAGACGTTTTGGCTCAAGCAACCTCGAGATAATGTCATTGTCGTTGGCGCAGTAGACGAGAATGGGCAGCTTTGGGAAAATTCTAACACCGGTCAACTTGTTGATTTTGCGGCATTGGGAGCTGGGGTCGAGTCCATCGCACTAGGAATTCAGGATGAATTGGGCGCTTACAAATATGTTGAAGGAGCAAAAGCTCTCATAGATGGGACGTCCTTCGCCACACCCTATGTTTCCAGAGTTATTGCTAAAATTTTACAGATACGCCCAGATTTCGCTGATAAACCGAAACAAATCAAAGAGTTTCTTTGCGCCAACGTCGTCAAACACCCCTCTCTCACTCAGACCACTCGGTGCGGAGGATACATTTCAGAAGATAAAATCCTCACTTTGCTAAGTCAGCAGAATCGTTGA
- a CDS encoding alpha/beta hydrolase, with translation MKRFEGTFFGSKGAEIFYQTWQVANPVGSILVTHGLSEHSECYHSFAQAMNKSNWDFIGWDLRGHGRSEGKRGYVENFDDYCKDLKLLTEHCVETGLFHSKNPRILFAHSMGGLAALKALVLYGDMGYRALCLSAPLLGLSVEVPKFKEKVAQIAGKWLPKMTLYNEIHYEDLSRDEEIIKSYEKDPLRHDKISPHVFLGMVENMQLVTKEAGKIQIPTLMQLSGQDRIVSSQDVEKFFKSLSTPRKKLHIYPDSYHEIFNDLDKSLAYQHLKEFLSGLV, from the coding sequence ATGAAAAGATTTGAAGGTACTTTCTTTGGTTCCAAGGGGGCCGAAATTTTCTACCAAACCTGGCAGGTCGCAAATCCTGTTGGGTCTATTCTCGTGACTCACGGCCTCTCCGAGCACAGTGAGTGTTATCATTCCTTTGCCCAGGCGATGAATAAATCGAATTGGGATTTCATCGGGTGGGATTTACGGGGCCATGGTCGATCGGAAGGCAAACGAGGATACGTCGAAAATTTTGACGATTATTGTAAGGACCTTAAACTTCTTACCGAACATTGCGTCGAAACTGGTCTCTTTCACTCCAAAAACCCGCGCATTCTCTTTGCCCACTCGATGGGAGGATTGGCCGCATTAAAGGCCCTTGTTCTTTATGGCGACATGGGATATCGAGCTCTTTGTCTCAGCGCTCCCCTGCTCGGACTTTCCGTTGAGGTCCCAAAATTCAAAGAAAAAGTGGCTCAAATCGCTGGAAAGTGGCTCCCGAAAATGACTCTTTACAATGAAATTCATTACGAGGACCTCTCCCGCGACGAAGAAATTATTAAATCCTATGAAAAAGATCCCCTGAGACACGATAAGATATCTCCTCATGTCTTTCTCGGAATGGTCGAAAATATGCAATTGGTTACAAAAGAGGCGGGAAAAATTCAGATCCCAACTCTGATGCAGCTCAGCGGTCAAGATCGAATCGTCAGTTCTCAGGATGTCGAGAAATTTTTTAAGAGCCTTTCAACGCCCAGAAAAAAACTCCATATCTACCCGGACAGCTATCATGAAATTTTTAATGATCTTGATAAAAGCTTAGCCTACCAGCATCTCAAGGAGTTCCTCAGTGGGCTGGTCTAA